In candidate division WOR-3 bacterium, the following are encoded in one genomic region:
- the hutH gene encoding histidine ammonia-lyase, whose protein sequence is MAVMLDGKTLKIEDLVRVARNREPVELTPAARERITRCRQFVEDRIAARAVMYGITTGIGELSEVILTPEQTRQFQRYLVYSHSAGCGDLLPEEVVRAAICSRINVLANGNSGIRLRVVETLVAMLNKGVTPVVFDRGSVGACGDLSPMSQMALVLLGEGEAFYQGKRLSGAEALRAAGIEPIQFEARDGLATINGSNMTAGWGTLQLFDTDRFLKTSEIAAALTLEVLNANMTAYDERIHKARGYPGAITSAKNIRRLTENSEMLRQPGKKVQDAYSLRSTPQVVGGARDALNWAKQIFETELNGVGDNPLFFPDDQAYLTGANFQGTPLALALDLVGSSITMIAVLSERRTNRLLNRNLSVGLPAFLTKGAGMFSGLMLTQYTQGMLICENRILSAPAATGSIPAAADQEDFVSMSFTSARKTSQILENAWFVIAIELLSGAQAVEFRKPLKLGTGTQAAYELIRSTVPKLEEDRPLQYDINRLTELVRSGELLKAVESAIGPLE, encoded by the coding sequence ATGGCAGTAATGCTGGATGGCAAAACGCTGAAGATTGAAGACCTGGTCCGGGTGGCACGGAACCGTGAGCCGGTTGAACTCACACCCGCTGCCCGCGAACGGATCACCCGCTGCCGGCAGTTTGTGGAGGACAGAATCGCTGCCCGTGCTGTAATGTATGGCATCACCACCGGCATCGGGGAACTGTCTGAGGTAATTCTTACACCGGAACAGACCCGGCAGTTTCAGCGCTATCTGGTTTATTCCCATTCTGCCGGCTGTGGTGACCTGCTACCGGAAGAGGTGGTGCGGGCTGCCATCTGCTCCCGTATTAATGTCCTTGCCAACGGCAACTCCGGCATCCGGCTCAGGGTTGTGGAAACTCTAGTAGCAATGCTCAATAAGGGCGTAACACCGGTGGTGTTTGACCGGGGCTCGGTCGGTGCCTGCGGTGACCTTTCACCGATGAGCCAGATGGCACTCGTGCTGCTGGGCGAGGGCGAAGCGTTCTATCAGGGAAAACGGCTGAGCGGCGCTGAAGCACTCCGGGCGGCAGGTATTGAGCCAATTCAGTTTGAAGCCCGGGATGGCCTGGCGACGATCAACGGTTCCAATATGACCGCCGGCTGGGGTACACTGCAGCTGTTTGACACTGACCGGTTCCTTAAAACGTCGGAAATTGCCGCCGCACTGACTCTTGAGGTGCTCAACGCCAATATGACAGCCTATGATGAACGGATTCACAAGGCACGCGGATATCCCGGTGCGATCACTTCCGCAAAAAACATCCGGCGCCTGACCGAAAACTCGGAAATGCTCCGTCAGCCGGGCAAGAAGGTCCAAGATGCCTATTCCCTGCGCTCAACCCCGCAGGTAGTCGGCGGTGCCCGGGATGCACTGAACTGGGCAAAGCAGATATTTGAGACGGAACTGAACGGGGTTGGTGACAACCCGCTGTTCTTCCCTGATGACCAAGCTTATCTCACTGGCGCCAATTTTCAGGGCACACCGCTGGCGCTGGCACTGGATTTGGTCGGTTCGAGCATAACGATGATTGCGGTCCTCTCCGAACGGCGCACAAACCGGCTCCTGAACCGTAATTTGTCAGTCGGATTGCCTGCCTTTCTTACCAAGGGTGCCGGAATGTTCTCCGGACTGATGCTGACCCAGTACACTCAAGGCATGCTCATCTGCGAAAACCGGATTCTTTCCGCACCCGCCGCCACCGGCTCAATTCCGGCAGCCGCAGATCAGGAGGACTTCGTCTCCATGTCCTTTACCTCGGCACGCAAGACAAGCCAGATTCTGGAAAATGCCTGGTTCGTGATTGCGATTGAACTGCTCAGCGGTGCCCAGGCGGTTGAGTTTCGCAAACCGCTCAAACTGGGCACGGGCACTCAGGCTGCCTATGAACTCATCCGCAGCACCGTGCCCAAACTAGAAGAGGACCGGCCACTGCAGTACGATATCAACCGGCTCACCGAACTGGTCCGCTCCGGCGAACTGCTAAAGGCAGTAGAGTCCGCAATCGGCCCGCTGGAATAA